From the genome of Gracilimonas sp., one region includes:
- a CDS encoding penicillin acylase family protein, translating into MNTFLKLLIFFFILILGFAGLAFYWTFYKPLPDYEETITMNGLSEEVQIHWDAYGVPHIYARNVQDLYYALGYVHAQDRLWQMTLTQIAAEGRFAEFFGNDQELINLDKYQRTLGFWKIAQQLVDTLGQQERSVLNAYSNGVNAFVDDNSNRLPVEFSLTGIQPLEWNPARSLAVSRLMSWELNMGWWSEVTYGYLQEKLPANQFDQLQLRFPDTAPTSLDDTESMGFSSALMPMLQQEINKRELLEMEGTHVGSNAWVIDGSKSESGYPLLAGDPHLGLDMPGKWYEVHLNLNGKNVSGATLAGVPAIIIGQNDRMAWSFTSIMSDDTDFFLEQVDPQDRGRYVADSLNDSTASYQQFNKIREIIKVKDGDDQSFEIRYTKHGPVISDIYPVQALTEDKVITMQWTGYEMSNEMRTLYQINWADNFQDFKDALPTFGVPGLNLMYGDVEGNIAMYSVAKLPIRTGDPITLRRGWDPSQDWQGFIPHEQMPRLINPEDGWIANANNKITTDSYPYYIATFWEPPSRIERIEQILTSDSTLGYDQFQQLQNDSYSAFAAKLTPKILEIIKGQDAYNFDLPISYLENWNYQYDLKSTAASIFDVFFVNFTQNTLKDDFGDVAYSNFIHHENIPVRTMSSLIDTESSLFDNLATDSVETKEDMVVKSMQDAILFLSDSLGSEPFEWRWEQLHTLRLEPPLLSQAAKDPEAPKALKLIVDNVLSKGPYKVPSHGMSVNNGQYRWNNAFEMILGPSIRRISDLSDMSKSKSILPTGQSGNPLSDHYGDQTDLWLDGQYRWLYQDSTLFEEVEIRTMRLVPVE; encoded by the coding sequence ATGAACACTTTTTTAAAGCTGTTGATCTTCTTTTTCATTCTGATCCTGGGCTTTGCCGGCCTGGCTTTCTACTGGACCTTCTACAAACCCCTGCCCGATTATGAAGAAACCATTACCATGAATGGGCTTTCTGAAGAGGTTCAAATTCATTGGGACGCATACGGCGTTCCTCATATCTATGCCCGCAATGTGCAAGATTTATACTATGCGTTAGGCTATGTTCATGCACAAGACCGGCTTTGGCAAATGACACTCACACAGATCGCTGCCGAAGGCCGGTTTGCGGAGTTCTTTGGAAATGATCAGGAGCTTATCAATCTGGATAAATATCAGCGGACGCTCGGCTTCTGGAAAATTGCGCAACAGCTTGTAGATACTCTTGGACAGCAAGAGCGATCTGTATTGAATGCCTATTCAAATGGAGTGAATGCATTTGTAGATGACAACTCAAATCGTTTGCCGGTTGAGTTTTCATTGACCGGAATCCAGCCGCTTGAATGGAATCCCGCCCGTTCACTGGCCGTCAGCCGGCTCATGAGCTGGGAATTGAATATGGGCTGGTGGAGTGAAGTTACCTACGGTTATTTACAGGAAAAACTACCAGCCAACCAGTTTGATCAGCTTCAATTGAGATTCCCTGATACAGCTCCAACCTCATTGGATGATACCGAATCCATGGGCTTTTCTTCAGCGCTGATGCCTATGCTGCAACAGGAAATTAACAAACGTGAACTGCTTGAAATGGAAGGAACTCATGTTGGGAGTAATGCATGGGTGATAGATGGTTCCAAATCAGAATCGGGTTATCCACTTCTTGCCGGTGATCCGCATCTTGGATTGGATATGCCCGGTAAATGGTATGAGGTACACCTGAATCTGAATGGAAAGAACGTATCGGGTGCTACCCTTGCCGGAGTGCCGGCTATAATCATTGGCCAAAACGATCGGATGGCATGGTCATTTACCAGTATCATGAGTGATGACACTGACTTCTTTCTCGAGCAAGTAGATCCACAGGATCGTGGCCGATATGTAGCCGATTCTCTAAACGACTCCACTGCTTCTTACCAACAGTTCAATAAAATTCGGGAGATTATAAAAGTTAAAGACGGTGATGACCAGTCTTTTGAAATTCGCTACACCAAACACGGACCGGTCATTTCTGACATCTATCCGGTTCAGGCTTTGACGGAAGATAAAGTTATAACCATGCAGTGGACGGGCTATGAAATGAGTAACGAGATGCGGACGCTGTATCAAATCAACTGGGCAGATAATTTTCAGGATTTCAAGGACGCCCTCCCAACTTTTGGTGTGCCGGGTTTGAACCTGATGTATGGTGATGTAGAAGGCAACATCGCAATGTATTCGGTGGCCAAACTTCCTATCCGAACCGGCGACCCGATTACCTTGAGACGAGGCTGGGACCCATCACAGGACTGGCAGGGCTTTATTCCTCATGAACAAATGCCCCGGCTAATTAATCCGGAAGATGGCTGGATTGCCAATGCCAACAATAAAATCACTACCGACAGTTACCCTTATTATATTGCCACATTCTGGGAGCCCCCTTCAAGGATTGAACGCATTGAACAAATTCTGACTTCAGATTCCACTTTGGGATACGACCAATTTCAGCAGCTACAAAACGATTCTTACTCTGCCTTTGCAGCCAAACTGACGCCAAAGATCCTCGAGATCATTAAGGGGCAGGATGCATATAATTTTGACCTTCCCATTTCCTACCTGGAGAACTGGAACTATCAGTACGATTTGAAATCAACCGCCGCTTCTATTTTTGACGTTTTCTTTGTGAACTTTACACAAAACACGCTTAAGGATGACTTCGGCGATGTAGCCTACTCCAATTTCATTCATCATGAGAATATCCCGGTCCGGACTATGTCATCGCTCATAGATACAGAAAGTTCTTTATTCGATAATCTGGCTACCGACTCCGTTGAGACCAAAGAAGATATGGTGGTAAAAAGCATGCAGGATGCCATTCTGTTTTTAAGTGATTCTCTGGGCAGTGAACCATTTGAATGGAGATGGGAGCAGCTTCATACACTCAGGCTGGAACCGCCACTCTTATCTCAGGCAGCCAAAGACCCGGAAGCACCAAAAGCATTGAAACTCATTGTGGATAACGTACTCAGTAAAGGTCCATATAAAGTCCCCAGCCACGGTATGAGCGTAAATAATGGTCAATATCGCTGGAATAATGCTTTTGAAATGATACTTGGGCCTTCCATACGTCGTATTTCTGATTTATCTGATATGAGCAAGAGCAAAAGCATCCTGCCTACCGGACAATCCGGGAATCCGTTATCAGACCATTATGGCGACCAAACCGATCTGTGGCTCGATGGTCAGTACAGATGGCTTTACCAGGATTCAACCCTTTTTGAAGAGGTGGAAATCCGAACGATGCGATTGGTGCCGGTGGAGTAA
- a CDS encoding pitrilysin family protein, with translation MKPRILYLFSTLLLTSFLAISCVQKQNEFSVDYEKFTLDNGLEVIFHKDNSDPVVAVALTFHVGSAREIEGRTGFAHLFEHLLFLESENLGKGGLDKMSSRIGGSGANGSTSRDRTNYFQTVPKDALEKMIWAEADKLGFFINTVTEAVLAKEKQVVKNEKRQGVDNAPYGHANYVVGKNMYPKEHPYNWQVIGSLEDLQNATLQDVKDFYNRWYVPNNATLVLAGDFDSDQAKEWIHKYFDEIPRGEEIEPLPDMPASLDQTKKKYYEDNFARLPELRMVWPGVDLYHEDAYALDILTELLADGKKAPFYKVLVEEQELTSNVFMNSGNSELAGEISFITRAYPNTDLNDVAGAVNEAFMLFEQEGFTQADLDRIKAGIETDFYNGLSSVLGKAFQLAQYNIFADNPGYINKDIQKTLAVTKEDVMRVYQKYIKGQHFVATSFVPQGQEELALKGSELAEVVEEEIVQNGEGESFTLPEETAYEKTPSSFDRSVEPPYGESPDLKVPEVWETELSNGLDVYGIENYELPLVEFEITIKGGLMLENPDKTGVANLVAELLTKGTANKTPEELEQAIDELGASININSGRQSITIRGNSLARYYDETLKLVEEMLLEPRWDEREFDLAKQSTMSQIAQQSANPNSIATNTFNKLLYGEDHILSFNPIGTTNSIEAITLDDLKSYYENYLSPSVADMHVVGAIDQGEVVASLKSINERWESKEVEIPESESPESPSASKVYFYDVPDAKQSVLRFGYLAMPETHPDFYPAEVMNYKLGGGGFASRFTQELREGKGYTYGIGSGFSGSDIAGPFMISSGVRTNVTYESAALVKEILENYPDTFTEEDLENTKSFLLKSNARRFETLGAKLNMLENISAYGWSPDYIKQREEIVKNMTQERIRELAETYANPDKMIWLVVGDAKTQMDRLEQLGFGEPVLVNESFKEGN, from the coding sequence ATGAAGCCACGCATTCTCTATCTTTTCTCCACACTTTTACTCACTTCTTTTCTCGCCATATCTTGTGTACAAAAGCAAAATGAGTTCTCTGTTGACTATGAAAAATTCACGCTAGACAATGGTCTGGAAGTTATCTTTCATAAAGACAATTCCGACCCTGTTGTTGCGGTAGCACTGACTTTCCACGTCGGTTCAGCCCGTGAAATTGAAGGGCGCACCGGTTTTGCCCACCTATTCGAGCATCTGCTGTTTCTGGAATCCGAGAACCTTGGCAAAGGCGGGTTGGATAAAATGAGCAGCCGAATCGGAGGTTCAGGAGCAAACGGCTCAACCAGTCGTGACCGAACTAATTATTTCCAGACAGTTCCTAAAGATGCCCTGGAAAAAATGATTTGGGCCGAAGCTGATAAACTGGGCTTTTTCATTAATACCGTAACCGAAGCGGTACTCGCCAAGGAGAAGCAGGTGGTCAAGAATGAGAAGCGCCAGGGAGTGGATAATGCGCCTTATGGTCATGCCAATTACGTGGTTGGCAAGAATATGTATCCAAAAGAACACCCATACAACTGGCAGGTTATTGGTTCTCTGGAGGACCTCCAGAATGCCACTCTTCAGGATGTAAAAGACTTCTACAATCGCTGGTATGTTCCAAATAATGCCACTTTAGTACTTGCCGGTGATTTTGATTCTGATCAGGCCAAGGAATGGATCCACAAGTATTTTGATGAAATTCCCCGTGGCGAAGAAATTGAACCGCTACCGGATATGCCAGCATCTTTGGATCAAACCAAGAAAAAATATTATGAAGATAATTTCGCCCGTTTGCCTGAATTACGAATGGTTTGGCCGGGTGTCGATTTATATCATGAAGATGCATACGCACTGGACATCCTCACCGAACTTCTGGCTGATGGGAAAAAAGCGCCGTTTTATAAAGTGTTGGTTGAAGAGCAGGAATTGACTTCCAATGTGTTCATGAACAGCGGAAATTCTGAATTGGCTGGTGAAATTTCGTTCATCACCCGTGCATATCCGAATACGGACCTGAATGACGTTGCCGGAGCCGTAAACGAGGCTTTTATGTTGTTTGAGCAAGAAGGATTTACACAAGCTGACCTTGATCGCATCAAAGCGGGCATCGAAACCGATTTCTATAATGGTCTTTCAAGTGTGCTTGGAAAGGCATTTCAGCTGGCTCAGTACAACATCTTTGCAGATAACCCCGGTTATATCAACAAAGACATCCAGAAAACGCTGGCTGTGACTAAAGAAGATGTAATGCGGGTATATCAGAAATACATCAAAGGCCAGCATTTCGTAGCCACCAGCTTTGTACCACAGGGCCAGGAAGAACTGGCGCTGAAAGGATCTGAACTGGCTGAAGTAGTCGAAGAAGAGATTGTTCAAAATGGAGAAGGCGAAAGCTTTACCCTTCCCGAGGAAACAGCTTATGAAAAAACGCCATCCAGCTTTGACCGTTCTGTGGAACCTCCCTATGGTGAAAGTCCGGATTTGAAAGTACCTGAAGTTTGGGAAACGGAGCTTTCGAATGGACTGGATGTATATGGAATTGAAAACTACGAGCTGCCTTTGGTTGAATTTGAGATCACCATTAAAGGCGGATTGATGCTGGAAAATCCAGATAAAACCGGTGTAGCCAATTTGGTTGCAGAACTCTTAACCAAAGGAACTGCCAATAAAACCCCGGAAGAACTGGAACAAGCCATCGATGAGCTGGGCGCAAGCATAAATATAAACTCAGGCCGTCAATCTATTACCATCAGGGGGAACTCACTTGCTCGTTATTACGATGAAACCCTTAAGCTGGTAGAGGAAATGCTGCTGGAACCCCGCTGGGATGAACGCGAGTTTGATCTGGCTAAACAGAGCACGATGAGTCAGATTGCTCAGCAAAGTGCCAATCCAAATAGTATTGCCACCAACACCTTCAATAAATTACTGTATGGTGAAGATCATATTTTATCCTTCAACCCTATCGGTACTACAAACAGTATCGAAGCAATAACGCTGGATGACCTGAAATCCTATTATGAAAATTACTTGTCTCCTTCCGTAGCTGATATGCATGTGGTTGGAGCTATTGATCAGGGTGAAGTTGTAGCCTCGCTCAAAAGCATTAACGAGCGATGGGAATCAAAAGAGGTTGAAATCCCTGAATCTGAATCGCCGGAATCTCCTTCCGCTTCAAAAGTATATTTCTATGATGTACCGGATGCCAAACAATCCGTTTTGCGATTTGGTTATCTGGCCATGCCTGAAACCCATCCCGACTTCTATCCGGCTGAAGTAATGAACTACAAGCTTGGTGGCGGTGGTTTTGCTTCCCGTTTCACTCAGGAACTCAGAGAAGGTAAAGGCTACACCTATGGAATTGGCTCCGGATTTTCCGGTTCTGATATCGCCGGTCCGTTTATGATTTCAAGTGGTGTACGAACCAATGTGACATATGAATCAGCGGCTCTGGTCAAAGAAATTCTGGAAAATTATCCCGACACTTTCACCGAAGAAGATCTTGAAAACACCAAGAGCTTCCTGCTGAAAAGTAATGCCCGCCGGTTTGAAACCTTAGGCGCCAAACTGAATATGCTGGAAAATATCAGTGCTTATGGCTGGTCACCTGACTACATCAAGCAGCGCGAAGAAATCGTTAAGAATATGACCCAAGAGCGTATCCGGGAGCTGGCCGAAACCTATGCTAATCCGGATAAAATGATCTGGCTGGTGGTGGGCGATGCCAAAACACAAATGGATCGTTTAGAACAACTTGGCTTTGGAGAACCTGTGTTGGTTAACGAATCCTTCAAAGAAGGCAATTAG
- a CDS encoding RNA polymerase sigma-70 factor encodes MDLSIIHLLLLLGTSLDGESNETQIYLKIKNGDQKAFKKFFDAHHSELFRYLSARGVAKEAAEDLIQKAFVYIWENRSSIEEHKSLRAYLFRIAYTRMLNLFRDNEKFDQNKEVQDLDYSDSGNRPDQNIHQEELNRTIEQAISAMPEKRQHVFRLCFLQEFTYKEAAEFLDVSVKTIENHMGLALKDLRSSLSEAAKDYL; translated from the coding sequence ATGGATCTATCCATTATTCACTTACTGCTGCTTCTGGGTACTTCGCTCGACGGGGAGTCTAACGAAACGCAGATTTATTTAAAAATTAAAAACGGTGATCAAAAAGCATTTAAAAAATTTTTTGATGCCCATCATAGTGAATTGTTTCGATATTTATCTGCCCGAGGTGTTGCAAAAGAAGCCGCTGAAGACCTGATCCAGAAAGCCTTTGTGTATATTTGGGAGAACCGCTCTTCAATTGAAGAACATAAATCATTGCGGGCTTATCTTTTCCGAATTGCCTATACGCGAATGCTCAACTTGTTTCGTGATAACGAGAAATTCGATCAGAATAAAGAAGTTCAGGATTTGGACTACAGTGACTCCGGCAACCGTCCTGATCAGAATATTCATCAGGAAGAATTAAACAGAACCATTGAACAGGCCATTTCCGCAATGCCCGAAAAGCGACAACATGTATTCAGGCTCTGTTTTCTGCAGGAATTCACTTATAAAGAAGCCGCAGAGTTTCTGGATGTATCCGTCAAAACCATCGAAAACCATATGGGGCTGGCCCTTAAAGATCTCCGCTCCTCGCTTTCTGAAGCTGCAAAAGATTATCTATAA
- a CDS encoding M23 family metallopeptidase: protein MKSFWFILLLSIGFLAQDEGSVEVYRVEKEEHIELHARNTHLFPVTIELDAETERLEENKRLPVIDFIPPQSNQLLVSFKYTDLSQGWDLSTKYRYYVGSIFARHNDSFAYRLPFPVGETYKVDQGFGGSFSHYGDLQHALDFNMPKGTRIYAARSGKVVMMEEEHNRGGGTEDMMEYANFITILHDDGTFADYSHLRHQGVEVRLGQEVRTGQLIGYSGATGYATGPHLHFTVKKAKRGGGFISIPVKFTTKDGIIELKEGQSYIGY from the coding sequence ATGAAGTCATTTTGGTTCATATTATTGTTGAGTATAGGATTTTTAGCTCAGGACGAAGGATCGGTTGAAGTTTACAGGGTAGAAAAGGAAGAGCATATTGAATTGCACGCAAGGAATACGCATTTATTTCCTGTGACGATTGAACTGGATGCAGAAACAGAGAGACTGGAGGAGAACAAAAGACTCCCGGTAATTGACTTTATTCCGCCTCAGAGCAACCAGCTTTTGGTAAGTTTCAAATATACCGACCTTAGCCAGGGATGGGATCTCAGCACCAAATACCGGTATTATGTGGGTAGCATTTTTGCCCGTCATAATGATTCATTTGCTTATCGGCTGCCATTTCCTGTGGGAGAGACCTATAAAGTAGATCAGGGATTTGGAGGATCGTTTTCTCATTATGGGGATTTGCAGCATGCGCTGGACTTCAACATGCCAAAGGGCACAAGAATCTATGCAGCACGCAGCGGTAAGGTCGTGATGATGGAGGAGGAGCATAATCGGGGAGGAGGTACAGAAGACATGATGGAGTACGCTAACTTCATCACCATTTTGCATGATGACGGCACTTTTGCCGATTACTCACATTTGAGACATCAGGGCGTTGAAGTTCGTTTGGGCCAGGAAGTGAGAACAGGCCAGCTTATCGGGTATTCCGGCGCTACAGGATATGCTACCGGTCCGCACCTTCATTTTACGGTCAAAAAAGCCAAAAGAGGTGGTGGTTTTATTTCGATACCGGTGAAATTCACCACCAAAGATGGCATTATTGAACTAAAAGAAGGCCAGAGTTATATCGGTTATTGA